The sequence below is a genomic window from Dyadobacter chenwenxiniae.
AACAAGAAAAGAAGCCAAACCAAAACGAGCCGCAAATTGAATTAAAAGAAATGAAATACGAAGAGTTCGAGCGGATTGAAGCCTCCTACCCCGGCCAAATCCACCTCGTCGATGTCAGGGAATACAACGAATATGAAGCCGACAATTTCGGAGGCATCAACATTCCCCTATCCGAAATCCCCGACATCCTTCCAACATTACCCCCTAACAAAACCATCGTCTTCTATTGCCAAACCGGAAAAAGAAGCGCCCAAGCCGCAAAACTGCTTGCTCAGAGTGGGTTTGATGGGGCAAGTTTCTGGGCTGGGAATTGGTGATCATCCTTAGTAAAGTAGCTAAAATGACTCAATTTTCGTTAATTCATTGAGTTCATTCAACCAATTTAGCTAAATTCGTTGAATTGATTCAATGAATTAACAAGCTTCACTACGCCAGTACGTTGGTGCACTTTGGGAAAATTACCTTGCCTCTGAACGCGTGAAGTATAACACTTATACGCGTGCATTTCCGTACACTTATTTTTGGCGAACGTACGATCAGCAGGAACTGGATTGGCTGGAATTACAAAATGATCAGCTTAGTGCCTATGAATTCAAGTGGAATGACAGTAAAGTGAAGTTTCCTAAGGCTTTCGTTGAAGCGTACCCCGAAGCCAAAACGAACTGGGTTAACCGGGACAACTATACTGATTTTTTAACCGGCATCATTTAACTTTCATTTCTGTCCATTTACCAGAAGCATTCATGACAATCAAAAATACATTGCGCTACATTCTCCTGACCTTTGTCATATTCATATCACAACCCGTCAATGCACAGAATGAAGCGCAAAAGCCGGTCACCATTGAAGTCAATCTGAATGTCGGGAAAGGCCCGGCGAAGCCGATCTGGGCCTGGTTTGGTTACGACGAGCCAAACTATACTTATATGAAGGATGGCCAGAAATTGCTGACGGAGATTTCGCAGTTGAGTAAAGTTCCGGTTTATGTGCGGGCGCACAGCATGTTCGTTACGGGCGATGGCGTTGCGGCATTGAAGTGGGGCTCGACCAATGTTTATACGGAAGACAAAAAAGGCAATCCGGTTTACGACTGGAAAATTGTTGACAAGATTTTTGACACATACATTGAAAGAGGCATGAAGCCAATTGCCCAAATTGGTTTTATGCCCGAAGCATTGTCTTCTAAGCCGCAACCATACAGGCACTTTTGGAAGCCCGGCGATAATTACAACGACATTTACACAGGCTGGGCCTATCCGCCGAATAATTATGAAAAATTTGCCGAACTCGTGTTCCAATGGGTGAAACATTCCATTGAGCGATACGGGAAAGCAGAAGTGGAAACGTGGTATTGGGAGCTTTGGAATGAACCCAACATTAGTTACTGGAAAGGCACAACCGAGGAATACATTAAACTCTACGATTACTCTGCCGATGCTGTCAAACGGGCATTGCCAACTGCAAAAATCGGAGGGCCGGAAGTTACAGGACCAAATTGGGATGTTTCTGCGAAATTTTTCAGGACTTTTCTGGATCACGTTGTAAGCGGCAAAAACTATGTGACGGGCAAAACCGGCTCGCCGCTGGACTTCATTACTTTCCATGCAAAAGGCAATCCCAAAGTTGTGGATGGCATTGTACGCATGGATATGGGCACGCAGCTGCGTGACATTGACAAAGGTTTTGAAATCGTCGCTTCTTATCCCAGCCTAAAAAATCTGCCCATTATCATCGGAGAATCCGATCCGGAAGGCTGCGCAGCTTGCTCCGAAGACCTTCATCCTCAGAATGCTTATCGAAATGGGACTATGTATTCCAGTTACACGGCGGCGTCGTTTGCCCGGAAGCATGAACTGGCCGACGCGCGTGGCGTAAATTTACTGGGTGCGGTGACCTGGGCTTTTGAATTTGAGGATCAGCCCTGGTTCAGGGGCTTTCGTGATTTAGCAACGAACGGCGTCGATAAGCCCGTTTTAAATGTGTTCAGAATGTTCGGCATGATGGATGGAAACCGCGTTGAAGTGAAGCAAAATCTGGCTTATAATTTTGAAAAGCTGAAAAAAGAAAGCGTGCGCGGTGAGCGCGATATCAACGCATTTGCTACAAAAAATGACCGGGAAGCGGCTATAATGGTTTGGAATTATCATGACGACAACAAAATTGTTGCAGCATCACCTGTTACGATTCAGCTCGATGGTGTGAAGGCAAAACGGGTTCAGGTGCAACATTACCGGATTGATCAGGAACATAGCAATGCTTATGAAGTATGGAAGAAGATGGGTTCACCGCAAAAGCCAACAGCTGAACAGATCGCTACTTTGGAAAGCGCCGGTCAGCTGCAAACACTGACTTCGCCACAGTGGGTGAATGTTGAGCATGAGAAAATCAAGCTAAATTTCGACCTGCCTGCACAAGGTGTTTCGCTTCTTAAAATCATTTGGTAAACTAAAACTCTGCCGAAATTTTAATAATCTATTAATTATGTAGATTAAATAGTTTTACTACTTTTGTAACTTCCTGTTTCATGGAGAGTTTAAAACCCAACAGTAATGCTTACAAAAGTGCTTTCGCTTAAACTTCCTTCCATTTCTGCCTGGTATATCATTCCTGCGGCAATTGTGCTCCTTTTATCTGCGGTATTCATTTTTAATGGCTCTTTATCGGTTAGTCAGAAGGATGTAAATGCATTTATCGGAAGCGATTTTGCATTGTATCTGCTGGTAGGATTAGCTGCGCAGGTCGTTGACGGAGCATTAGGTATGGCTTATGGGGTGACTTCAACATCTTTTCTGCTTAGCCTGGGGGTGCCACCTGCGATTAGCAGCACAAGCGTTCACGTTGCAGAAATGTTCACAACCGGCGCTTCGGCGATTTCGCATTTTCGCTACAAGAACATCAACAAGAAACTATTCAAAAGCCTTCTGATCCCTGGCGTGTTAGGCGCAATCACTGGTGCATATCTGCTTTCCGACGTTATTGATGGTAATTTTATTAAGCCATACATTGCGGCTTATATGCTTGTTCTCGGTTTGATTATTATCAAAAAAGCGCTGCAAAAGAATTTGGTCAAAAATAAAACCAAGAAAATCGGCATTCTTGCAGCGGCGGGCGGCTTTTTGGATTCCATTGGCGGCGGAGGCTGGGGACCGATCGTAACCTCAACATTGCTTGGCCAGGGCCGCGATCCCCGTTACACCATTGGTTCGGTTAATGCCGCTGAATTCGTGATTGCCTTTGCAAGCGGTATTACTTTCCTCATTTTTACGGGAGTAAGCAGCTGGCAAGTTGTTTCAGGTCTCATTATCGGAGGTGTTATCGCTGCGCCTTTTGGTGCCATGCTGGTAGGGAAGATAAAGCGGAAGCCATTGATGCTCATCATTGGTGCATTGGTCATTGGGTTAAGTGTGCGGACCATTTGGCTGAGTTTTTAAACCAGCTACTATTGGGTGTTTATCAATCTTTAATTTCACCCTATCTCAAAGGTTTTCCATTCAAAGAACGTCGTCAAGACGCTAAAATCAGTAGCTTTGCGCAAACGAGTCCCGGATTATGATCTCTGATTTTGGTTACATTTTACTCTTTATCATTGCTGCGATTGTCTTGCTGGGCGTGATGCTGACCATTGCCAAATTCTTGCGCCCCCATCATCCGAACGAAGAAAAACTAACTACATACGAATCCGGCGAAGATCCGCTAGGCAATGCGAATATTCAATTCAACGTCCGTTTTTACGTGATCGCATTGATATTTGTTTTATTCGAAGTCGAGCTTCTTTTTCTCTTTCCCTGGGCCATCGTTTTTGGAAATGAAGATCTCATTAATCAAACCAACGGCCAATGGGGCTGGTTTGCCCTTGCCGAAATGACCGTTTTCATCGGTATCCTCATCCTCGGCCTAGCATACGCCTGGGGCAAAGGCTACCTCGATTGGGTAAGACCAAAACCACAGGTTCCTGTAATTGATTCTCCTGTGCCAACGGATCTGTATAATCGTGTAAATGAGAAGTATGGGAAGAAGTGATTTGCAGGAAAGTTCTCATTTTCGGTCTATCCGCTTGCTTATAAACTTTGAATGTGCGTAAATCACTATTTGAATTTTTCCGTGGGTTCGTAGATGTATCTCACTGAATCCGACGCGGCATTATAAGCTGCACTTTTTATGACATTGCTCACTTCGATGCGCGTTGTTTTCCTGTTATCAGGCTTAACATCGAGGATTGTCAGAAAGCCTGACTCCTGATCAATCCTATACCAAAACTTACTTTGCTCTGACTTTTTGTTGTATTCATGATCATATTGAATTGCCTGAACTGAGGAGACGTTGCCTATTGTATTATCGTAAAACGAGAATATAATATAAGGCATGCCTTTACTGTATATCGGCACTTCCAGGCTATCCTTTTGCATTACCTCCTGCCTCGTTTGCAAAAGGAACATATTAGGAACATTTGATAAAGCCACAGAATTGCTCTTGACCTTGTAGTTCGTCAGTTTCCAGTAACCCTCGCTCCCGTCTTGCACGACATTGCCCTTGGGACCTAGGTTTTGTTGATAGCAGCCTATCATTAGATTGATGTAAAACATTAACAAAAAAGTCTTCATCTTGTTTTATTTAAGGTTGAATTATGTAAGCTCTCATGTTTGAACTATTATACAGGATGCCGGAGCCTGTGATACCGGTGTAAGAAAACCACCCATTATTTTCATTTTGATTTTGCCATCCCCAGTTCATTTGATAGTAAATCGAATGATTTTCGTAACAAAAACCATTTTGATCATTAAAAATTGCGAAATGATCCTGAATTCCATCCATAACCCAAATATGCTGATTTGGTGCACAAGCAGCGCAATTCGAGCCAAATACTATGACTGGTCTGCTGGCGCGCAATTCTGAATTTATGATGCCTGAATTTGTAAAAAACTCTTTATCGAACGAAGTATATCCACGATTTGAAAAGAAATTGTCAATGTGGCCTGGAATGTTCCAAGTTTGACAACCAGCCCCTGACATGGGAATTCCTAGGGCTGGCACAATCGTATTATATACCGCATCCAAATCTTTACCTGTGTCTCGCAAAAGCTGAACTAAATTTATGTGATTGGCATTAACGGGTACACATACATCCGGCGCAATCCTTGGCATCGCGTTTAGAGTCGCAGCAGAGTATGCACGACCATTTATCGTAACAGGCTTATGATGATATTTCAACACCTGCGCAACGGCAACGGGCCCGCATCCCTGTTGGAGCTTTTCCGCACTCATACTTTCCTTTGCAATTCAACGCCGATATTCCATCAGGACAAAATGAATTATATCCCTCGTCTTGTCGCCAAAGCGACAGATTATCAGTCAAATGTTGGATCGTCAAGTTCGGTGGAATGGGATGCGTTACGAACCACTCGCAGCTTTCTTCCGGCGTGTACACGGGTTTTTCGCTGGTTCTGCCTCCATCTGGCGTTTGTTCCAGCTGCTTCCAATAGTTGACAATATCAATATGTGCTTCTGATTGTCTGGGCTCCTCTGAAATTCTCCTTGATAATATCAAACCACATTTGAATGCCGGGATTTTCTGTTTTCTCATCGAAGATGCCGTTATCTGAAAATGCAAGGATAGGCTTCATTCTTCGGTCAGCAGATAATAAGGTAAAACCTTTATCATCCTCATAATTAACAATATAAAAGACAATTGCTCCATCCTCATTATAAAAGCTTCTGACATCTTTGATAACCTTCTCCCCTCTTTCCAATGTTCGCGCATTCCTGTCGAGCGCTGCAAGGGCATCATCCGAAGTGAGTTTTACGGCTTCGCTCTGACTAAGAAAAAATCGATTTTTCGCAACCGTTAGATCTTTGTGTAGCGGATCCGTTACTTCATTTTTGGAGCAACTATTCAGTAATAGTAGGGCGAGTAACCCTAAACATAAGCAGGAAAAATGTATTGTTTTCATAAACATTAGCATGTGTTCGATCGCACTTTCAAGCCGTGCTGTTTTGAAGACATCGGGTTGGGTTGAAAGTCTTTACCTATAATTTTTTGTGGTGAAGTTTTTACAAGACTTGCTTGTAAAAGAACTTCAATGTATCGGCTGCTCCTCCCAACTCTGGCAAATAAGCCGATGCTTCGAGGACAGTTGGCTCTCCGAGCGCCCTGCGAATTTTGTAGAAGCGTTTGAGCCCACTGCCCCTATACGTAACCATAACGGTCATATCCTTTGTTTTCGCAGTTGTCCCGGGTACTCGTGTCCAAATATGTTTAGCAAATAGGGTATCGTTGCGGTAAACCCGTTCAACCTCGTCATCAACCTCGTGGCCACTTACCAGGATTTCCTTGTAGCCTATCTGGGTGCCGCTAAATGAGCCTGTTGGTGTTACAACTTTTTCCAGATTCCAAGTTCCCATGAGGAACATCGTAATTGGCCCTCCTGCAACCCAGCCATCATCAGATTCGCACGCCCCAGCTGACAGGAGAATTGATAAACAAATCATGCAGAAGTCTCTTAATGGTTTCATAATGTTAGCTTTAAGGTCTAATACCAGTTATCACGTGCAAATTTCCATTATAGTTTTCACCTTTCGGATTGTTGCAGTTTCCACCGAAAAGGATGCTACTTCTCTGGCTTCATTCAAAGAGATTATTAACGCATCATGTCCGTTTTCGGGTTTAGGATCAGGATCTTTTAGAGGCTCATCCCTTCTACATTGAACAAAAAACCACGCTGCAATACAACAGAGAACTAGCAATTTACCTGGTAACAATAACATCTTCATAAGCATTAGCATGTGTTTAGTCCCACCCTTCCTACCGCATTAATTCGAGCGGCTGCGAGATGTAATGCAAAGATGCGTTGTCATGAAACTTCAATCCAACAGGCTGTGCTTATAAGTTAATCGCTGTTACTTATAAAATATAACCGTGGCTTATAATTGAATTTTTTGGCTTGATTGAAATGGAAAAATTATTGACTTTGCGACTCAGATACCTTCCGGCTTATCCATACATTCAACACACTATCATGAATATCATTGCCAGTAACCTGCTCGCAAAACGCGAAGAAAAACGGCTTACCCAAGTTTATATGGCGTTTCTGAGCGGGATGTCACAGCCCAATTACTCCGACATCGAGAGAGGCAAAACCAGGCCGTCGATTAACCAGCTCAAAAGGTTTGCGGAAATATTGGAAGTGACCGTAGACGAGCTGATTTCTGAGGTTAAAAAACAAAAAATCCCTCAGATCCGCGAGTCATCGGCGAATACTGAGGGAAAGCAATCGGCTCTTATCAAGGCGATTGAAGAAAGAGATCATTACATTAAAATGCTGGAAAACCAGCTGGCCGATCTTAGGAAGAAGGAAGATTAGATTACTTATGCATTCCCATTCCACTCCACTTTTTGGCATCTTTCTTCGGAAAAAATACCAGGCCCAGCTGAAAATAAATTTGGTTTAGTTTGAGCGACGACAAATCGCTGATCGTGACATCCTCCCCTTTCCACTTCCTGCGTCCCAGCACAGGCAAATGATAGGAAGCCTTTCCACTCAGATAGACCTGATCGTGCCATTTGGGCAACACATTCATCTTATAGTCCGCCCCTATACCCGCATGAAAGTTAATGTTGCCGGTGCGAAGCCTGACAGGCTGGTAGGATTGCGGATTTTGAGCCACCTGACTGATGGTTGCGGTTTGATTGCTTTTGATCTTTAATTGATACAGCATCAGGTCGAAACCAATGGGAATCAACACATTCCAGCGGCGGTTATTGACGATTTTCGGCCCGCCGTCCGTTCCTATCCCGATGCCGTTGAGATATGCTTTTCTTAAATCTTTATCCTTTGTATAATTGGTGCTGTTCATAATAATGATCCGGCCTTCGGAAAACCAACGTTGCGATTCCGTCCGTTTGGCGAGGACGATGGACCCCATAAAGGAGGTGAATGGCTTAATTTGCAGTCTGTCAAGCTGTTCCCGCATGGCTTTGTTATTGGGGAGCAGTCCGAATTCGGCGTAGATGGCCATACCGCTCTTGAACATACGCACGGTGCTGTCAGTTTGCGCGTGTGCAAAACTGAGGAACGACATGGCTAAAATGGTGCTAAAAAGTAATTTGTTTTTCATACAGTTTTGTTTTTGAATAGCTTCCTCACGAAAGCTGGAAACAGATTTTTACTAAATATGGTTACTTTTGTATACATTGATATGGCTTAGCAAGCAATATCTGTACCACGGGAATTCAGGAAGGAAAATTAGCATGAGTGAGAAAATAAAAACGGGGGACGGCGGCATTATTCTGACGAATGCGG
It includes:
- a CDS encoding helix-turn-helix domain-containing protein produces the protein MNIIASNLLAKREEKRLTQVYMAFLSGMSQPNYSDIERGKTRPSINQLKRFAEILEVTVDELISEVKKQKIPQIRESSANTEGKQSALIKAIEERDHYIKMLENQLADLRKKED
- a CDS encoding GH39 family glycosyl hydrolase, with product MTIKNTLRYILLTFVIFISQPVNAQNEAQKPVTIEVNLNVGKGPAKPIWAWFGYDEPNYTYMKDGQKLLTEISQLSKVPVYVRAHSMFVTGDGVAALKWGSTNVYTEDKKGNPVYDWKIVDKIFDTYIERGMKPIAQIGFMPEALSSKPQPYRHFWKPGDNYNDIYTGWAYPPNNYEKFAELVFQWVKHSIERYGKAEVETWYWELWNEPNISYWKGTTEEYIKLYDYSADAVKRALPTAKIGGPEVTGPNWDVSAKFFRTFLDHVVSGKNYVTGKTGSPLDFITFHAKGNPKVVDGIVRMDMGTQLRDIDKGFEIVASYPSLKNLPIIIGESDPEGCAACSEDLHPQNAYRNGTMYSSYTAASFARKHELADARGVNLLGAVTWAFEFEDQPWFRGFRDLATNGVDKPVLNVFRMFGMMDGNRVEVKQNLAYNFEKLKKESVRGERDINAFATKNDREAAIMVWNYHDDNKIVAASPVTIQLDGVKAKRVQVQHYRIDQEHSNAYEVWKKMGSPQKPTAEQIATLESAGQLQTLTSPQWVNVEHEKIKLNFDLPAQGVSLLKIIW
- a CDS encoding C10 family peptidase, whose product is MSAEKLQQGCGPVAVAQVLKYHHKPVTINGRAYSAATLNAMPRIAPDVCVPVNANHINLVQLLRDTGKDLDAVYNTIVPALGIPMSGAGCQTWNIPGHIDNFFSNRGYTSFDKEFFTNSGIINSELRASRPVIVFGSNCAACAPNQHIWVMDGIQDHFAIFNDQNGFCYENHSIYYQMNWGWQNQNENNGWFSYTGITGSGILYNSSNMRAYIIQP
- a CDS encoding sulfite exporter TauE/SafE family protein; the encoded protein is MLTKVLSLKLPSISAWYIIPAAIVLLLSAVFIFNGSLSVSQKDVNAFIGSDFALYLLVGLAAQVVDGALGMAYGVTSTSFLLSLGVPPAISSTSVHVAEMFTTGASAISHFRYKNINKKLFKSLLIPGVLGAITGAYLLSDVIDGNFIKPYIAAYMLVLGLIIIKKALQKNLVKNKTKKIGILAAAGGFLDSIGGGGWGPIVTSTLLGQGRDPRYTIGSVNAAEFVIAFASGITFLIFTGVSSWQVVSGLIIGGVIAAPFGAMLVGKIKRKPLMLIIGALVIGLSVRTIWLSF
- a CDS encoding Spi family protease inhibitor produces the protein MKTIHFSCLCLGLLALLLLNSCSKNEVTDPLHKDLTVAKNRFFLSQSEAVKLTSDDALAALDRNARTLERGEKVIKDVRSFYNEDGAIVFYIVNYEDDKGFTLLSADRRMKPILAFSDNGIFDEKTENPGIQMWFDIIKENFRGAQTIRSTY
- a CDS encoding NADH-quinone oxidoreductase subunit A; this translates as MISDFGYILLFIIAAIVLLGVMLTIAKFLRPHHPNEEKLTTYESGEDPLGNANIQFNVRFYVIALIFVLFEVELLFLFPWAIVFGNEDLINQTNGQWGWFALAEMTVFIGILILGLAYAWGKGYLDWVRPKPQVPVIDSPVPTDLYNRVNEKYGKK